One genomic region from Yersinia canariae encodes:
- the hemD gene encoding uroporphyrinogen-III synthase gives MTILVTRPSPSGEQLVSRLRALGRVAYHAPLIDFSPGNDLPKLPALLQNMQAGDLVFALSQNAIRYANPLLKRNNLSWPAQLSYYAIGRNTALALHTASRLHVTYPPTGETSEMLLSLPDLQNLAGKKALLLRGNGGRELLGESLTERGATVTFCECYQRSPIFYDGSEQSAHWQRSGVDILVVTSGEMLQQIYTLVPDYYRSSWLLRCRLVVVSDRLAALAAQMGWSHIRVAENADNDALIRALQDFQ, from the coding sequence ATGACAATTCTGGTGACCCGTCCGTCCCCCTCCGGGGAGCAGTTAGTCAGCCGCCTGCGTGCGCTGGGCCGGGTTGCCTATCATGCGCCGTTGATTGATTTTTCTCCCGGCAATGACCTACCAAAACTGCCAGCATTGCTGCAAAACATGCAAGCTGGCGACTTGGTTTTTGCCTTGTCACAGAACGCGATTCGCTACGCTAACCCGCTGTTAAAAAGAAATAACCTGTCATGGCCTGCACAGTTATCTTATTATGCTATTGGCCGTAACACTGCTTTAGCATTGCATACTGCCAGCCGCTTGCACGTCACTTATCCCCCAACGGGAGAGACCAGCGAGATGCTGTTATCATTGCCTGACCTGCAAAATCTGGCGGGTAAAAAGGCACTGTTATTGCGCGGCAATGGCGGACGAGAGCTTCTCGGTGAAAGCCTGACTGAGCGGGGAGCCACGGTAACTTTTTGCGAATGTTATCAACGCAGCCCCATCTTTTATGATGGCAGTGAGCAAAGTGCGCACTGGCAACGTTCCGGAGTTGATATTCTGGTCGTTACTAGCGGCGAAATGTTACAACAGATCTATACTTTAGTTCCTGATTATTATCGTTCTTCCTGGTTGCTCCGCTGCCGCTTGGTTGTCGTGAGTGACCGCCTCGCAGCACTGGCGGCCCAAATGGGCTGGAGCCATATCCGGGTCGCGGAGAATGCTGATAATGATGCGCTAATCCG
- the hemC gene encoding hydroxymethylbilane synthase produces MLDKIIRIATRQSPLALWQAHYVQHLLQTNHPGLQVELVPMVTRGDIILDTPLAKVGGKGLFVKELELALLEDRADIAVHSMKDVPIAFPEGLGLVTICERDDPRDAFVSMNYAHLDDLPAGSIVGTSSLRRQCQLRERRPDLVIRDLRGNVGTRLAKLDNGDYHAIILAVAGLKRLGLETRIRYAMPAEESLPAVGQGAVGIECRLADDFTRQLLAPLNHRETEIRVCAERAMNTRLEGGCQVPIGSYAELDGDTLWLRALVGAPDGSEIIRGERRGPAENAEQMGVELADELLSRGAREILAEVYQDNQPL; encoded by the coding sequence ATGTTAGACAAAATTATTCGAATTGCCACGCGACAAAGCCCGCTCGCCTTATGGCAAGCACATTATGTTCAACATTTACTGCAAACCAATCATCCTGGTCTGCAAGTCGAATTGGTTCCAATGGTCACTCGTGGGGACATCATTCTGGATACACCACTGGCCAAAGTCGGCGGTAAGGGTTTGTTTGTCAAAGAATTAGAGTTAGCGCTGTTGGAAGACCGGGCAGATATTGCAGTTCATTCGATGAAAGATGTCCCCATTGCTTTTCCTGAAGGATTGGGTCTGGTCACTATTTGCGAGCGTGATGACCCGCGCGATGCTTTCGTATCAATGAATTATGCACATCTGGATGACCTACCAGCGGGTAGCATCGTGGGCACCTCAAGCTTGCGCCGCCAATGTCAGTTGCGCGAACGCCGCCCTGACCTGGTTATCCGTGACCTGCGCGGTAACGTCGGCACGCGTCTTGCCAAGCTTGATAACGGCGATTATCACGCGATTATTCTGGCTGTTGCTGGCCTCAAGCGTCTCGGGCTCGAAACGCGAATTCGTTATGCCATGCCCGCAGAAGAGTCCTTGCCCGCCGTCGGCCAAGGGGCTGTTGGCATTGAATGTCGACTGGCGGATGATTTTACCCGCCAACTGCTCGCGCCACTGAATCATCGCGAAACTGAAATACGTGTATGTGCTGAACGCGCCATGAATACCCGCCTTGAAGGGGGCTGTCAGGTGCCTATTGGCAGTTATGCCGAATTAGACGGCGATACATTGTGGCTGCGCGCATTGGTCGGCGCACCCGATGGCAGTGAAATTATTCGGGGTGAGCGCCGCGGCCCTGCTGAAAATGCAGAGCAAATGGGTGTTGAGCTGGCCGATGAACTGCTATCACGGGGAGCGCGAGAAATACTGGCTGAGGTTTATCAGGATAATCAACCCTTATGA